From Planctomycetaceae bacterium:
CCAGACAATAAGGCTTGCATCCCAACGCTGAAAGGTCAGCCGCGACAGACGCCGCTCCGCCGGGACGATGTTCTTTTTTAACGACTTTCAAAACAGGCACCGGCGCTTCAGGACTAATCCGCAGCGCATCGCCATAGACGTAAACGTCCAAAAGAAAATCACCGGCAAGCATAATTTTCGGCGAGCCGAGGTTTTGAACAAGTTTTATCAGTTCATCATGCATTCAATTTAAATCCTTTATTCAGTATTCAATAGCTAATGACTAATGGCTATTGAATAATGCTTTATCTACAAGGGCGATAATATTTTCTTTGCCGTCGACGAAATCAAGTTCGACCATCATCGCCGCGAACGGAATCTGAAATCTGTCCATACTCAAAAGTGCCGTTTTGATCCAGTCTTTATGCGTCGTAATGACAAACTCCGCCTTATTATAACGCGCGTCTTCATAGATAGCTTCGATATCGTCGTTGGTGTATAAGTGATGGTCATTATATACTTTTTTGCCGACAATGTTAAGTGCCATATCTGTCAGCGTCTGAAAAAAAGCGTCAGGATTACCAATGCCGCAAAACGCGTAAATTTTCTTGCCCTTCATCTGTTCCAGCGGTATCTGCTGGTCTTTTAGCAGTTTCACATACATCGGCTTATGTACCGCCGCGGCAAAAACCATATCAGGTTTGATTTTCGTTACTCTGCGTTTAATCTCTTCGATTATTTCAGGACTGTTCTGATTCGCGCGTGTAATCACCACAGCGTCGGCTCGTTTGAGCGATTCAATCGGCTCACGAAGCAGACCGGCCGGCAGAAGTTTTTCATTTCCGAAAGGCACAGTCGCGTCGATTGCGACGATATTCACATCTCTCGCCAACCGCCTGTGCTGAAATCCATCGTCCATAACGAGCAGTTTTGCTTTGTGTTCGTTAATCGCCTTTTCCGCACCCGCGACTCTGTCATGATTTACAATTACTATTATCGACGGCACTGCTTTTGTCAGCATCGCAGGCTCATCAGCGACATCGCCTTTTTTCTTATAGCCTCTGGTCAGCACAGCCGTTTTGATATTTTTGCCGATGAAGTAATTGCACAGCCACGCAACTAATGGCGTTTTGCCCGTTCCACCAGTGGTAATATTGCCTATACTTATTACCACGGCAGATACTTTTACAGTTCGCAAAAAAGAAATGTCGTAAAGTCTGTTGCGCACACCGACAACCAGACGGTAAAACCATGACAACACAGTCAAAACCAGACACAACGGCGCATAGCAGATGTGCTGCTTTTTGGAAGTAACGAGTTTTCTCCAAAATTTTTCTTTCAAATTGCCTCGCCGAAGGCGACTCCATAATTTTGCATTTTGATTTTTAATTTTTTATTTTTTTTATTATCGCGTCCGCCATCTGACTTGTGCCGACGGCTGTCGGGTCGTTTCGGTCAGCCTTCATATCATAAGTAACGTCTTTGCCTTCTGCGATTACCGCCGCGACCGCGTCTTCGAGTTTTTTCGCTTGTGCTTTTTTGCCCATATACTCCAGCATCAAAACGCCCGAAAGAATCAACGCACATGGATTAACTTTATTTTGCCCTGCATATTTCGGTGCGCTGCCGTGCGTCGCTTCGAAAATCGCGCCCTTATCGCCGATATTCGCGCCCGGCGCTACGCCAAGTCCGCCGACTAATCCTGCGCACAAATCGCTCAATATATCGCCATACAAATTCGGCAGAACCAGAACATCGTACAACTCCGGCTTTTGAACCAACTGCATACACATATTGTCAACGATGCGGTCTTCAAATTCTATATCGTTGTATTGCTTTGCGATTTGCCTGCTGACTTCAAGCCAAAGGCCGTCGCTGAATTTCATAATGTTCGCTTTGTGAACAGATGTAACTTTCTTTCGGCCGTGACTGCGGGCATACTCAAAAGCATATCGCACAATCTTTTCCGTACCCTTAACGCTTATCGGCTTTATACTAACGCCCGCATCGCTGCCGATTTGACGTTTGCTGTGCTTATTGAGCCAGTTGATTAGCTCGGTCGTATCGTCTTTGCCTTTTTCGAATTCGATACCTGCGTAAAGGTCTTCGGTGTTCTCACGAACCAGTACAAGGTCAATATCTGAATATCTGCTCCGCACGCCTTTATAACTTTTGCAAGGCCGAAGGCACGCGTACAGTCCGAGTTCCTGCCTCAAGTAAACGTTGATACTCCTGAACCCTGTTCCGACAGGTGTAGTGATTGGAGCTTTGAGGCCGAGACCATTTTTCTTTACCGAGTCGATTGTCGCCGCAGGCAGGGGATTTCCCGTTCGTGCCATAACGTCAACGCCGGCCTCTGCCATTTCCCATTTAATGCCCGCGCCGGTAGCGTCGATACATCTTTTCGCCGCTTCGGCTATCTCCGGCCCAATTCCATCGCCTGTTATAAGTGTTACTGTAGTCATTATTTAGTATCTCGTATCTGGTATTTCGTATCTCGTTTTCGCTTCACGCTTCACGAAC
This genomic window contains:
- the lpxK gene encoding tetraacyldisaccharide 4'-kinase → MKEKFWRKLVTSKKQHICYAPLCLVLTVLSWFYRLVVGVRNRLYDISFLRTVKVSAVVISIGNITTGGTGKTPLVAWLCNYFIGKNIKTAVLTRGYKKKGDVADEPAMLTKAVPSIIVIVNHDRVAGAEKAINEHKAKLLVMDDGFQHRRLARDVNIVAIDATVPFGNEKLLPAGLLREPIESLKRADAVVITRANQNSPEIIEEIKRRVTKIKPDMVFAAAVHKPMYVKLLKDQQIPLEQMKGKKIYAFCGIGNPDAFFQTLTDMALNIVGKKVYNDHHLYTNDDIEAIYEDARYNKAEFVITTHKDWIKTALLSMDRFQIPFAAMMVELDFVDGKENIIALVDKALFNSH
- a CDS encoding isocitrate/isopropylmalate dehydrogenase family protein — encoded protein: MTTVTLITGDGIGPEIAEAAKRCIDATGAGIKWEMAEAGVDVMARTGNPLPAATIDSVKKNGLGLKAPITTPVGTGFRSINVYLRQELGLYACLRPCKSYKGVRSRYSDIDLVLVRENTEDLYAGIEFEKGKDDTTELINWLNKHSKRQIGSDAGVSIKPISVKGTEKIVRYAFEYARSHGRKKVTSVHKANIMKFSDGLWLEVSRQIAKQYNDIEFEDRIVDNMCMQLVQKPELYDVLVLPNLYGDILSDLCAGLVGGLGVAPGANIGDKGAIFEATHGSAPKYAGQNKVNPCALILSGVLMLEYMGKKAQAKKLEDAVAAVIAEGKDVTYDMKADRNDPTAVGTSQMADAIIKKIKN